Genomic window (Leptospira kirschneri serovar Cynopteri str. 3522 CT):
ATTCTGCGTTTTGTGCTTGAATTAGAATTTCCGCAGAGGTTTGAACTTCGCTATAATCCGGAGCCATTGCATCTAAAATCGCCTGAATCTGAGTCGGATAAATAGACCACATCCTCAAAAAACCAAAATCGTCATGGGCGCGTTTTGCGTCTTTATACGTTTGGTATTGATTTTTAAGATCTAAAGTTACGTTATGAGCAGGAATCACTCCGTTTGCAAGAGCCGCCGCCACTAAGTTGGCTTTTCCTCTTCTTAAAAGTTCGTGTTCAAATTGTCCGGGACTTTTCATACAAGAAGCTGGAATGGCTCCGTGGTGACCCGAAATAAAATCCATCAAACCGAAATCAAGAACTTGTAACCAAGGAAGAGCGGCGATCTTTTCCACTTCTTGAAGCGCTCCGTTGGTTTCGATCAAAACGTGAATCGGAATTTCTCTTTTGATTCCTGCTTTTTGAACTGCTTTTTGAATATAGGTGATCATTTCTTCCACCTGAGCCGCGCGGGTAGGTTTTGGAATTGTGATATACGCTATTTTTTCTCCTGCACCTGGAACGATGATATCTACGTCTTGTTTCCAGAAGGAGTTTGTATAATCATGGATTCTTACTCCACTCATTTTATGTTTGTTGAGTTCACTGTTTTGGAGTCGAACGATTAATTCCGCGTGTTCTTTTTCTTTTCCGGTTTGTGCGCCGTCTTCACAGTCCATCGTGATGTCGAAAAGACCGCCTAGTTTGTTTTGAAGTTCGAGTGCTTTTGTAATTAACTTTTCGGAACCTGCAAAGTGTTCGCAGGCAGGAATGATCGGGAAGGGCTTTTCTCCTTCGAAGAGCGCTTCTCTTGGATGAGTCAATTTAGACATGGAAAGTACCTTTAATTCTGATTTGTTTCAACTTCACATCGCTCGGATGAAAACGTGTGAGCCCGCAAGCGAAGTTGCAAAGTATTTAACTAAATACAGATTTCGGAAATGCGGGACTATGTAAATCGATTTTCAGTAGGTCAAGCTTCGAGTAGTTTTAGAATGACTGCTTTCTGAGCGTCTAAACGATTTTCCGCCTGTTGAAAAATGATAGATCTAGGACCTAGTACAACTTCTCTTGTGATTTCGTAACCCGCATGGATGGGCATATCGTGCATGACTTTCGCGTTTGTTTTTTCTAACAAAGAAGAATTGATCTGGTAGGGCATCATAAGTTCCATTCTTTGTTTCTTTTTATCCGCATAGGAAGGATCATTAAAAAATTCCATATCCAACCAAGTGTCCGTATAGACGTAGTCTGCGTTTTGAATCGCTTTTTCTAGATTCTCTTCCCAAGAGAGAGTTCCTTTGGATTTAGCTCTTTCCACGGTTTGAGAATGAATATTTTCTTTTTCTGCAATGGGTGTAACTAGTGTAAGGTGAACTCCAAGCGCCGAAGTGATTCCGATGAGAGAATTGACTACGTTGTTATGAACTCCTACATAAGTCAGCCGGATTTGATTCAGAGGAATTTCCGGTTTATCAAGTGCGATCGTCATAATATCTGCGAGAGACTGGCAAGGATGAAACATATTGTCGCAGCCGTTGATCAATGGAACCTGAGAACCGTTTTTCATCGTAAGAAGGTCCTCGTGTTTTTTAAGACGGGCCATAATGACCGAAACGTTTCTAGAAAGGTATCTTGCTTCTAAATCAATATCGGAAAGTTGAAAGTTAGACGCCATCCAATCCAGATAAATTCCGTGACCTCCCATTTCTGTCATAGCCACTTCGAAAGAAACCCTGGTTCTTGTAGAAGTTTTTTGAAATAACATAGCCAAGGATCGTCCGCTCAGATGGCCCGCGTAGTTCACTCTATTTTTTTTTACGTGAATTGCAAAGTCTAGTAAATCCAGGATTTCTGAATCCGACCAATCTTCCCAGGAAATCAGATGTTTTACGTTGTTTTCGGACATAGGATCTAATGTACAGAAAACAGAATGGAAGTTGTTTCGTAAATGAAAAAGGAATGAAAAATACAGGACTTAACCAGTTCCATTTTTAGGGTTCTTATAATGAGTAAAGATCTATTGAGTAAACCACCTAAAAATTCCCTATTGAATTTTGATCGTTTTCATCCTATTTTTTGAAGGATTAGGACTTTTTTATTTTATAAAAGTGTTTTGTGTTTGGGTAAGTGACACTTTATATGAACTTGGGTCATTTCAGATGTTTTTACTCTAAGCCGATTTGTATTGTTGAAAAGAAAGTAAAAATATAAGTCCAAGTAAACGTATTTTTTGGAAATTATAAATAGAAATGTTTCTTCTAAAAGTAAATATCTTGGTTTGAAAATTGAATTGGTGTTTCAAAAGGAATCTTATTAGATCATAAAATCGATTTTTTGAATTTTTAGTTTTTGTTTTCAATTCAAACGGAAATGGATTTTCTAAAATAGTTTTTCTTGTAAAATTAGAGCGGGGGAAATCGATTGGATTCAAATATTATAAAAAGAAATTTCTAACGGATTCTTTTTAAGAATAAAATTTTACCAAAAAAAAGTGAATTCGATTTTATCCTAATTTACGAATCTATTTTCGAGTTCAGGATGGATTTGTTTGGTCCTAAAAACGAGTGAGTATATCGAAAATTTGTAATTCAAAATTCGAATCGGTTTTTTGTTGATCGTTTGTACGATTTTAAAAAATTTCATTCCCATCTTTTTAGAACCATTGAAACGAAATCTAAATTTGTTTTTTTATCGGAGGCTTAAAAAATATGAGTTTGACCCAAGAAGAAATGGGTGATCTGGTTGGACCCTTATCGATCAGTATTGCTACAAGAGACGCTGAATTAAAACCTCATTTTGCACGTGCATTTGGGGTTCGGATCAGTGAAGATCAAAAATTTATGACGGTAATGGTTCCGAAGGTAATCTTTGAGCCTTGTTTGAAGGATATAAACGATAATAAGCTCATTGCAGTTACTGTTGCCCACATGGCGAACTTTAAAACGCGCCAATATAAAGGAATCGTGCAGGAAATTAAGGATTGTACGGAAGCGGATTACGAATTGATGAAAAGTGTTCGGGAATCAGGAGCGGAAAATAGCGCTCTTTTTTTCGGTCCCAAAGCGGGAGAAGGTTGGAATCAGTATGTCATTCGTCCGTCGGTTGCTGTTAAGTTTGAATTATCAGAACTTTTCGATCAATCACCCGGAATTAAAGCAGGAGAAAAATTGAAATGATTCCAGAAGAATTACAACCTTGTTTACAAGGTATTGTTCCAAGTATCATGGTAACTTGTTCCAAAGAAGGAATTCCGAATGCCACAATCGTAAGTCAAGTGTATCAAGTAGATTCGGATCATTTGGCAATATCGAATCAATTTTTCGGTAAAACACATAAGAATGTTACGGAAAATAAATATGCGATTATCCAAGTTTTAAACCCAGAAAATCTAGAACCTTGGCTGATTGACATTTATTATAAAAGAACGGAAACTGAAGGTGAACTTTTCGATGCAATGGAGATGCAGTTAGAAGCGATTGCGTCTATGTCCGGTATGAGTGACGTATTTAAACTCAAAGCGGCAGATATTTTCGAAATACGTTCCGTTCGGAAATTTACGGAAGCTAAGGAGTCTTAATCGTGTCCGATAATCAAGATGTTGAGGATTTTAAGAAACAATTCGTAGAGAACCAGAAAGGAATCGAGGAACTCAATCAGAAACTTCATCGAAAGACAAGAGAAGTGGAGATCATTCAGTCCATTTCGGCCGAGATTCTCAATACTCTTGATTTGGGGGAAATTTTTGAACGAATCATGAAGGTGATGGATGAAGTTTTTGGCTTCAAACACGCTATGATTCTGATGGTGGAAGAAGGCACGGAAACTCTAAGTGTAAAGGCAAGCCGTGGATACGAACAAGGTGGTGTGGGAGCCAAAGTTGAATTCGGCCAAGGTGTAATCGGTGTGGTCGCTAAAAGAAAAAAAATCATGCGTATGGTCGGAATTACGACTCAGATGCGTTATGCGGGACAGATCGGTCAATCTATGGGAAGGGAAGAAAAACAAATCGAACTTCCCGGCTTGAAAGATGCAAAAAGTCAGATTGCAATTCCATTGCTTGTCAAAGACAAATTGCTCGGAGTTTTTGCAGTGGAAAGTGCAGAGATGAACGCTTTTAAACTTTTGGACGAAGTAATTTTAAGCGTAGTGGGAAATCAAATTGCGGTAGCTATTGAAAACGCAGCGGCGTATTACACTCAACAACAATTGTCGGAAGCTTACAGCCGATTTGTACCTAAGGAACTTCTTTCTCTTCTTAGTAAAAAATCGATTTTAGAAACTCAATTGGCCGATCAAACGGAAGGTTTGATGACTGTGATGTTTTCGGACATCCGTGGTTTTACTACAATTTCCGAAAAGATGACTCCGAGTGAAAACTTTCAGTTTATCAATAATTATTTGGGAATGATTGCTCCCGTAATTAAAGAACATAACGGTTTTATTGATAAGTTTATTGGAGATGCGATTATGGCTATCTTTCCCGCTCGTGCAGAAAACGCAGTAGAAGCGGCTTTAGCAATGATGAAAGCACTGAAACAATTCAATGAACTTAGACAGAAGGAAAATCAGGATCCGATTGATATTGGTATAGGAATTCATACGGGTCATTTGATGCTCGGAATCATAGGTCACGAAAATCGTATGGAAGGTACGGTGATCGGGGATAGTGTGAATCTTGCGTCTAGAATTGAAGGTCTTACAAAACAATTCAAATGTTCGATCATTGTGAGCGAGGTTACGATTGCTTCTTTGAGAGACCCAAGTCGTTTTACGCATTCCTTTTTAGATGAAGTTACTGTAAAAGGAAAGTCTCAACCGATTAAAGTCTATAAGATCGAAAATTCGGTATAACTTAAAACGATTTTTGCGATCCGAACTAAGAGCCGGTCTCAAAACTACCTATCAAAAAAGTTAAAAGCAATGATAGAGCTTGCGAGATAAAGAGATGCAAGATAATTTTCAGATTTTCTTTCCCAACGAATTAGGATAGCCCTGAATCGATTGTGCCAACTGTTAGTTCTTTCAACGACCCATCGTCTAGGTTTTCCTTTATATTTACCAATGAGAGGCTTCTCACCTTTTTTCCGAATATGAGATTGAATGTTTCTTCTTTTGATTAAAACTTCTATATCTTTGAAATCATATCCTTTATCTAAACAAAGATGTTTTGGTTTCTTTTTTCTTCTAC
Coding sequences:
- a CDS encoding adenylate/guanylate cyclase domain-containing protein, whose product is MSDNQDVEDFKKQFVENQKGIEELNQKLHRKTREVEIIQSISAEILNTLDLGEIFERIMKVMDEVFGFKHAMILMVEEGTETLSVKASRGYEQGGVGAKVEFGQGVIGVVAKRKKIMRMVGITTQMRYAGQIGQSMGREEKQIELPGLKDAKSQIAIPLLVKDKLLGVFAVESAEMNAFKLLDEVILSVVGNQIAVAIENAAAYYTQQQLSEAYSRFVPKELLSLLSKKSILETQLADQTEGLMTVMFSDIRGFTTISEKMTPSENFQFINNYLGMIAPVIKEHNGFIDKFIGDAIMAIFPARAENAVEAALAMMKALKQFNELRQKENQDPIDIGIGIHTGHLMLGIIGHENRMEGTVIGDSVNLASRIEGLTKQFKCSIIVSEVTIASLRDPSRFTHSFLDEVTVKGKSQPIKVYKIENSV
- a CDS encoding HpcH/HpaI aldolase/citrate lyase family protein yields the protein MSKLTHPREALFEGEKPFPIIPACEHFAGSEKLITKALELQNKLGGLFDITMDCEDGAQTGKEKEHAELIVRLQNSELNKHKMSGVRIHDYTNSFWKQDVDIIVPGAGEKIAYITIPKPTRAAQVEEMITYIQKAVQKAGIKREIPIHVLIETNGALQEVEKIAALPWLQVLDFGLMDFISGHHGAIPASCMKSPGQFEHELLRRGKANLVAAALANGVIPAHNVTLDLKNQYQTYKDAKRAHDDFGFLRMWSIYPTQIQAILDAMAPDYSEVQTSAEILIQAQNAEWGPIQYAGDLHDRATYRYFWEILQKAKLTGISIPEEANKRFFS
- a CDS encoding pyridoxamine 5'-phosphate oxidase family protein yields the protein MIPEELQPCLQGIVPSIMVTCSKEGIPNATIVSQVYQVDSDHLAISNQFFGKTHKNVTENKYAIIQVLNPENLEPWLIDIYYKRTETEGELFDAMEMQLEAIASMSGMSDVFKLKAADIFEIRSVRKFTEAKES
- a CDS encoding ornithine carbamoyltransferase, encoding MSENNVKHLISWEDWSDSEILDLLDFAIHVKKNRVNYAGHLSGRSLAMLFQKTSTRTRVSFEVAMTEMGGHGIYLDWMASNFQLSDIDLEARYLSRNVSVIMARLKKHEDLLTMKNGSQVPLINGCDNMFHPCQSLADIMTIALDKPEIPLNQIRLTYVGVHNNVVNSLIGITSALGVHLTLVTPIAEKENIHSQTVERAKSKGTLSWEENLEKAIQNADYVYTDTWLDMEFFNDPSYADKKKQRMELMMPYQINSSLLEKTNAKVMHDMPIHAGYEITREVVLGPRSIIFQQAENRLDAQKAVILKLLEA